GACGCCGACGCTGTTCATGGTGGGGGAGAAGGACTTCAACGTCCCTGCCGCGGGCAGCGAGCAGATGTATCAGGCGCTGAAGAGCCTCGGCGTCGACACGCAGCTGGTGATCTATCCCGCCCAGTTCCACGGCATCACGGTCCCGACCTACAAGGTGGATCGGCTGCAGCGCTATCTGGACTGGTACGACAAGTACCTGAAGCCGTCGAAGCCTTCGACGACGGCGAGCGGACGATGATGCCGGTCTCACGGCGTGGATTCCTGGCCGTGGCGGGGGCCGCGGCGGCCGGTCGCGTGCTGTCCGCGCAGACGGCGCAACAGACCTCGCCGCCGACCGTGGTGTCGAACCCGCCGCGCGACTTCGGGCCCGGGGCGACGACCACGTACTTCAACGATCCGGACGTGCTCACGGCAGATCCCGCGTTCAACGCGCTCGTGCAGCCGAACGCGGCGATCGTCCGCTTGTGGACGGGCGCGTTGTGGGCCGAAGGGCCCGCCTGGAATGCGCAGGGGCGCTACCTGCTGTGGAGCGACATTCCGACCGATCGGCAGTTCCGGTGGATCGAGGACGATGGGCGCGTCAGCGTCTTCAGGAGCCCGTCGCATTTCAGCAACGGCAACACTTTCGATTTTCAGGGACGCCAGATCTCCTGCGAGCACGCGACGCGGCGCGTCGTCCGCTACGAACACGACGGATCGCTGACCGTGATCGCCGACGCGTTCCAGGGCAAGCGTCTCAATTCACCGAACGATGCGGTCGTCCACAGGGACGGCAGCGTCTGGTTCACGGATCCGCCGTACGGCGCGCAGATCTACGAGGGCGGCGCCACACGCGAAGTGCAGCGCGAACTGCCGACGAACGTGTATCGCGTCGATTCCGGCGGCCGCATCACGATGGTCGTCCCTGAAGAGCAGGTGCCCGACCCCAATGGCCTGTGCTTCTCACCGGACTTCCGGCGTCTCTATGTCGCGAGCACGGGAAAGGGACCAGGCGACAAGGGTCCGGGTGGTAAAGGGGAGGTCTACGTGTTCGACGTCGGCACGGATGGCGCCGTTTCGAACCGGCGCCTGTTCACCGACTGCATGGTCGAGGGCGTGAAGTGCGGGCCCGACGGCATCCGCTGCGACGTCGAGGGCAACGTCTGGATGTCGAGCAACGCCGGACGCGCGCTCGGCTACAGCGGCGTCATCGTGCGGAACCCCGAGGGCAAGCTGCTCGGGCGGATCCGCCTGCCGGAAGTCTGCGCCAACATCACGTTCGGCGGTCCGCGCCGTAACCGCCTCTTCATGGCGGCAAGCCAGTCGATCTACGCGCTGTACCTCGCCACGCAGGGCGCCGGCCCCGCCTAGCCCTGGGTCTCGTCGGCGTTCGCGCCGATCACGTCCTGCGCGATCTTGTCGCAGTCCTCCGGCAGCCCCTGATCGTCGAGCGCCGGGGCGTTCTCGTTGCCCTGCTGCGGCCGATCGGTGGGCTTGTCCCCCTCTACCGCGCCTTCATGCTCATCAGCTCGCATATATAATCCTCAGGATATGGAACGCACATTTGCCATCATCAAGCCGGACGCCGTCGCGGCACGCTACACCGGCCGGATCCTCCAGCGCATCGAGGAGGCCGGATTCACCATTCGTGCCATGCGCCTCGTCCATTTGTCGCAGGGAGACGCGGAAGGGTTCTACGCCGTCCACAAGGAACGCCCGTTCTTCGCCAGCCTGACGAGGTTCATGTCGTCGGGCCCCTGCGTGGTGATGGCGCTGGAGGCGCCGGACGCGATCAGGAAGTGGCGCACGCTGATGGGGGCCACCGACCCCGCCAAGGCCGAGGCCAATACTCTCCGCAAAGAGTTCGGCACGTCGATCGAGACCAACGCCACGCACGGTTCGGACGCCCCCGAGACGGCCGCGTTCGAGCTCGGCTACTTCTTCCGCGGCATGGAGCTTCAGTAGCCGCATGGCCGGCATCAAGTCGGACGCGTGGATCCGGAAGATGGCCCTCGAGCACGG
The sequence above is drawn from the Vicinamibacterales bacterium genome and encodes:
- the ndk gene encoding nucleoside-diphosphate kinase, whose product is MERTFAIIKPDAVAARYTGRILQRIEEAGFTIRAMRLVHLSQGDAEGFYAVHKERPFFASLTRFMSSGPCVVMALEAPDAIRKWRTLMGATDPAKAEANTLRKEFGTSIETNATHGSDAPETAAFELGYFFRGMELQ
- a CDS encoding SMP-30/gluconolactonase/LRE family protein; its protein translation is MMPVSRRGFLAVAGAAAAGRVLSAQTAQQTSPPTVVSNPPRDFGPGATTTYFNDPDVLTADPAFNALVQPNAAIVRLWTGALWAEGPAWNAQGRYLLWSDIPTDRQFRWIEDDGRVSVFRSPSHFSNGNTFDFQGRQISCEHATRRVVRYEHDGSLTVIADAFQGKRLNSPNDAVVHRDGSVWFTDPPYGAQIYEGGATREVQRELPTNVYRVDSGGRITMVVPEEQVPDPNGLCFSPDFRRLYVASTGKGPGDKGPGGKGEVYVFDVGTDGAVSNRRLFTDCMVEGVKCGPDGIRCDVEGNVWMSSNAGRALGYSGVIVRNPEGKLLGRIRLPEVCANITFGGPRRNRLFMAASQSIYALYLATQGAGPA